TCCTCTACCTTGGATGCTAACTGCGAAGATAAAGAGGCCTCTTTGTATGCTGCAACGGCAATGTACTATCTGGCACTGATTTCCAAAGGGAATGAACAACAGCGCTATTCCGATCTCTCTCTTAAAGCATCCTACTTTGCTCTTTCCTGGTATTACATGTGGGATGTGCCGTTTGCCCGGGGGCAGATGATAGGTGACATCGGCCTGAAAACCAGGGGATGGGGGAATGTATCGGTAGAGAACAACCATATCGATGTGTTTATCTTCGAGTTCGGTTCAGTGCTGAACTGGCTATCTAAACGATATGATGAACCTCGTTTTGACGATTTTGTCAAAGTCATCTCTTCATCGATGCGTCAGCTGTTGCCGTTTGAAAACCATATGTGCGGTGTAGCAAAAACAGGATATTATCCCGAAGTGGTGCAGCACACCAATTGGGATTACGGACGCAATGGAAAAGGATTTTATAATGATATTTTTGCTCCGGGATGGACAGTGGCATCGCTATGGGAACTGCTATCTCCCGGCAGAGCTGAAAATTTTTTATCGAAGTAAATCATAGGTACATAAATAAAATCATGTAAATTTGCGAAAGAATTTATTAAATATAAAGGAAAAATGATAAAAATCAATCGATTAATCCTGCTGCTGGCAATCATAGCCATAGCCGGATGTACCAACAAACAAAAAGAGGCTCCCGCGGAGGAAACAACACTCTCGGGATTGAAGAAGAGCGACTTTCAGGCAGTCGTAAACGGTGACTCGGTCAACCTTTATGTACTGAAGAATGCGAACGGTGTGGAGGTTACCGTAACCAACTATGGTGGACGGATTGTCTCGGTGATGGTTCCCGACAAAGACGGAAAACTACAGGATGTAGTACTCGGTTTTGATAATATTGATGACTATGTCAATATCAATAACAATTTTGGGGCGACCATCGGACGTTATGGCAATCGGCTTGCCCACGGAAAGATCACGGTGGACGGAGTAGAGTATCAATTGCCTCAAAATAATTTTGGGCATACCCTGCACGGCGGACCGGAAGGGTTTGACAAGCAAGTCTTCGATGCTGTCCAGCCGAACGAGCAATCAGTAGTATTAACTTACCTGTCGGAAGACGGAGAAGCAGGATTTCCCGGTAACCTGAACGTGAAGGTGACGATGACGTTGACAAATGATAATGCCATTGACCTGCAATATGAAGCTGAAACGGACAAGGAGACGGTGGTTAATCTGACCAATCACTCTTATTTCAATCTGTCGGGTGATGCCAATAACACTATCCTCAATGACCTGTTGATGATCAATGCGGATGAGTACACTCCGGTGGATGACACATTTATGACGACAGGGAAAATCGAAAAAGTGGAGGGTACGCCGATGGATTTCAGGACACCTACTGCTGTGGGAGCGCGCATCGACCAGTATGATTTCGACCAGTTGAAAAACGGTGACGGTTATGACCATAACTGGGTGTTGAATACCAAAGGAGATATTTCACAGATTGCGGCTACGGTTTATTCGCCTGTTACCGGCATTCAACTAGAGGTATATACCGACGAGCCTGGGGTTCAGGTTTATACCGGAAATTTCCTTGACGGAACAGTTACCGGTAAATATGGTGCTGTATATGGCAAACGCAATGCAA
This window of the Proteiniphilum saccharofermentans genome carries:
- a CDS encoding aldose epimerase family protein — encoded protein: MNRLILLLAIIAIAGCTNKQKEAPAEETTLSGLKKSDFQAVVNGDSVNLYVLKNANGVEVTVTNYGGRIVSVMVPDKDGKLQDVVLGFDNIDDYVNINNNFGATIGRYGNRLAHGKITVDGVEYQLPQNNFGHTLHGGPEGFDKQVFDAVQPNEQSVVLTYLSEDGEAGFPGNLNVKVTMTLTNDNAIDLQYEAETDKETVVNLTNHSYFNLSGDANNTILNDLLMINADEYTPVDDTFMTTGKIEKVEGTPMDFRTPTAVGARIDQYDFDQLKNGDGYDHNWVLNTKGDISQIAATVYSPVTGIQLEVYTDEPGVQVYTGNFLDGTVTGKYGAVYGKRNAICLETQKYPDSPNKPDWPSPYLKPGEKYTSRCIYKFTVQQ